Proteins encoded by one window of Actinocorallia herbida:
- a CDS encoding glycerophosphodiester phosphodiesterase produces MPRLGAVLVTAVSLPLVLPAAPALAGPAAAPAARADAGDVVVIAHRGASAYAPENTVSAIREAGLRGADLVEVDLRQTKDGKLVVMHDAGLTRTTDARRKFPKRKSWRVHDLTLAQVRKLDAGLWFGRVHRGEKVPTLTEALKAVKAARLGVILELKNPGQYPGMTSQVAKALKSDSYWLTEGRALVQSFDWPAVREINGKLPAAVRTGVLGRPNFADMLGARFYADVLHVEKGSAGAAYVAQAHNALYRVYAYTANDGAAARRLVASGVDGITTDRPDVLRAALDA; encoded by the coding sequence ATGCCACGACTCGGCGCCGTGCTGGTGACCGCCGTCTCCCTGCCCCTCGTGCTCCCCGCCGCACCCGCCCTGGCCGGCCCCGCGGCCGCGCCCGCCGCCCGCGCGGACGCCGGCGACGTCGTCGTCATCGCGCACCGGGGGGCCTCGGCGTACGCGCCGGAGAACACCGTCTCGGCGATCCGCGAGGCGGGCCTGCGCGGCGCCGACCTGGTCGAGGTCGACCTCCGGCAGACCAAGGACGGCAAGCTCGTCGTCATGCACGACGCCGGGCTCACCCGCACCACCGACGCGCGCCGCAAGTTCCCCAAGCGCAAGTCGTGGCGGGTCCACGACCTCACCCTCGCGCAGGTGCGCAAGCTCGACGCGGGCCTGTGGTTCGGCCGTGTCCACCGCGGCGAGAAGGTGCCGACCCTCACCGAAGCGCTCAAGGCGGTCAAGGCGGCGCGACTCGGCGTGATCCTGGAGTTGAAGAACCCCGGGCAGTACCCGGGCATGACCTCCCAGGTGGCCAAGGCGCTCAAGTCCGACTCCTACTGGCTCACCGAAGGCCGCGCGCTCGTGCAGAGCTTCGACTGGCCCGCGGTCCGCGAGATCAACGGCAAGCTGCCCGCGGCGGTCCGCACGGGCGTGCTCGGCCGCCCGAACTTCGCCGACATGCTGGGCGCCCGGTTCTACGCCGACGTCCTGCACGTCGAGAAGGGGTCGGCGGGGGCCGCCTACGTGGCGCAGGCGCACAACGCCCTGTACAGGGTGTACGCCTACACCGCCAACGACGGCGCGGCGGCCCGCCGCCTGGTCGCCTCCGGCGTCGACGGCATCACCACCGACCGGCCCGACGTCCTGCGCGCCGCCCTCGACGCCTGA
- the coaE gene encoding dephospho-CoA kinase codes for MPRVRVGLTGGIGMGKSEVSRRLVGHGAVLIDSDALAREVVEPGTPGLAAIVEEFGEGVLRPDGALDREALGAIVFADAAKLKALNAITHPLIGARGQELLEAAPDDAVVVYDVPLLAENGLKPLYDLVVVVDAPVEVQIERLTSQRGMAEEAARARIAAQATREQRLAIADRVIDNSGTLAELHARVDELWASL; via the coding sequence ATGCCGAGAGTGCGCGTCGGCCTGACCGGTGGCATCGGAATGGGCAAGAGCGAGGTGTCGCGCCGGCTCGTCGGGCACGGCGCGGTGCTCATCGACTCCGACGCCCTGGCCCGCGAGGTCGTGGAGCCGGGCACGCCGGGTCTCGCGGCGATCGTCGAGGAGTTCGGCGAGGGCGTCCTGCGGCCGGACGGCGCGCTCGACCGGGAGGCGCTCGGCGCGATCGTGTTCGCCGACGCCGCGAAGCTGAAGGCGCTGAACGCGATCACCCACCCGCTCATCGGCGCGCGCGGCCAGGAGCTGCTGGAGGCCGCGCCCGACGACGCGGTCGTGGTCTACGACGTGCCGCTGCTCGCCGAGAACGGGCTGAAGCCGCTGTACGACCTCGTCGTCGTGGTGGACGCGCCGGTGGAGGTCCAGATCGAGCGGCTCACCTCCCAGCGGGGGATGGCCGAGGAGGCCGCGCGGGCCAGGATCGCCGCGCAGGCCACCCGGGAGCAGCGCCTGGCCATCGCCGACCGGGTCATCGACAACTCCGGCACGCTGGCGGAGCTGCACGCCCGCGTCGACGAACTGTGGGCGTCCCTGTAG
- a CDS encoding GNAT family N-acetyltransferase — protein MIEISAAEVADAGEIITLQRAAYVSEAQLYGDPFLPPLVERQERVVALLDGPAVVLKAVEDGRLVGAVRTAVEGATCLVGRLVVAPDRQGQGIGTALLRAVEAEMRGLATSLVLFTGHLSEQNLRLYRRHGYTEFRRERVSDQLVHVHLRKSLPDAD, from the coding sequence TTGATCGAGATCAGCGCGGCGGAGGTCGCGGACGCGGGGGAGATCATCACCCTCCAGCGCGCCGCGTACGTCTCCGAGGCCCAGCTGTACGGCGACCCGTTCCTGCCGCCCCTGGTGGAGCGGCAGGAGCGGGTCGTCGCGCTGCTGGACGGCCCGGCGGTCGTGCTCAAGGCGGTGGAGGACGGCAGGCTGGTCGGCGCGGTCCGCACCGCGGTCGAGGGCGCGACCTGCCTGGTGGGGCGGCTCGTCGTCGCCCCCGACCGGCAGGGGCAGGGCATCGGCACCGCCCTGCTGCGCGCGGTCGAGGCGGAGATGCGCGGCCTGGCGACGTCCCTCGTGCTGTTCACCGGCCATCTGTCGGAGCAGAACCTGCGGCTGTACCGGCGGCACGGCTACACCGAGTTCCGCCGGGAGCGGGTCTCCGACCAGCTCGTGCACGTCCATCTGCGCAAGTCCCTGCCGGACGCCGACTGA